The following is a genomic window from Amycolatopsis australiensis.
TCTTCGCCTTGTCGGTGCCCGCGGCGGCGGCGTCGTTGAACGACGCGTCACCCCGCCCGCCGACGTCGAAGGCCAGGCCGATCTTGAGCTTGCTGCCGTCCACCTTGCCGCCGGCGGCGGCCGTGCTGCTCGACGCCGCGGGGGCCGCGGGCGGCTTCGGCGCGGTGACGCAGTCGGAACCACCCGACGAGGCCGCGGTGTTGTTCGAGCTGTTCCCACCGCCGGAGTCCTTGGCGCACCCGGCCAGGGCGAGCACCCCGGCCATGGCCACGGCGGCCAGCGCGGTTCCACGCATGCGACGCAACGTGTTTCTCCCTCCCCGCTGATCCAGCGGATGATCAAGGGCACGACCCGGCCCTACTGCCGGGTCGACCGCCAGACCGTACCCGGCGGACAGGAAGGCGCCATAGGAAAGGCACGCTACGTAACACAAACGTTTACTCGCGACTTGAACGCGCGACCGAACGTGCACCCAAAGTGATCATCGGGTACGTCGAAAGCTACTTTCGGCGGGTTGTGCCGCTTTGACCCCGGCCGGAAGGCCGGGTCGCGTCACTCAGTGTGCCGGATCGGCGGAGCGCACGACCAGCGCGGTCACTCTGTGAGATGACGGGACATCACGCCGCCGAGTGCGCTGCACCACACCGCCGGGTGGCGGCACGGCCGTACCGGTGTCTGGTCCATCACAGAGGGGAACCCGGAGGTGAGCCGGGTGCCGCGGGCGGGTCTAGCATCCGATCCATCCAGGCTCGATGACGTTGATCTCGGCATTGCCGCCGTTTCAGGGCGGTTGCGGACCTCACCGGCCACCGGGCACACAGTCAGACGTTGGAGGCCGTTCACCGATGTCCACCACGGCGAGCACTGCCCCGCAGGCAGGCGCGAGCGATCGGGCGGGTGCCTCACGCCGGCAGGGGACCTTCTACCGGGGTGACCCCGGCATGTGGTCGTGGGTCCTGCACCGCATCACCGGCGTGCTCACCTTCTTCTTCCTGTTCGTGCACGTGCTCGACACCGCGCTGGTGCGCGTGTCGCCGAACACCTACGACCAGGTCATCGAGACCTACAAGACCCCGATCGTCAACCTCCTGGAGGTCGGCCTCGTCGGCGCGGTGCTCTTCCACGCGCTCAACGGCGTCCGCGTCATGCTGGTCGACTTCTGGTCGAAGGGCCCGAAGTTCCAGAAGACGATGCTGTGGGTCATCGGCGTGGTCTGGGTCGTCGTGATGGTCCCCGGTGCGTTCTTCATGCTGAAGCGCACCGCCGAAATGCTCTTCGGGGGTAACTGACATGGCCGAGTCGCTCACCCTCGACAAGCCGCGCTCGCCGAAGCGCCCCGCGGCCCGCCGCAGCAACTTCGAGCTCTACAGCTGGCTGTTCATGCGGATCTCCGGCCTCGCGCTGATCATCCTCGTGCTCGGCCATCTGCTGATCATGAACATCCTCGACGGCGGTGTGCACCGCATCAACTGGGGCTTCGTCGCCGGCCGCTGGGCCTCGCCGTTCTGGCAGTTCTGGGACCTGCTGATGCTCTGGCTCGCCGAGATCCACGGCGGCAACGGCCTGCGCACCATCATCGACGACTACGCGCGCAAGGACAGCACGCGGTTCTGGCTGAAGATCCTGCTCTACGTCTCGATGGTGGTCATCCTTGCCGTCGGCACGA
Proteins encoded in this region:
- a CDS encoding succinate dehydrogenase hydrophobic membrane anchor subunit, encoding MAESLTLDKPRSPKRPAARRSNFELYSWLFMRISGLALIILVLGHLLIMNILDGGVHRINWGFVAGRWASPFWQFWDLLMLWLAEIHGGNGLRTIIDDYARKDSTRFWLKILLYVSMVVILAVGTMVIFTFDPNMPAN
- the sdhC gene encoding succinate dehydrogenase, cytochrome b556 subunit, with protein sequence MSTTASTAPQAGASDRAGASRRQGTFYRGDPGMWSWVLHRITGVLTFFFLFVHVLDTALVRVSPNTYDQVIETYKTPIVNLLEVGLVGAVLFHALNGVRVMLVDFWSKGPKFQKTMLWVIGVVWVVVMVPGAFFMLKRTAEMLFGGN